The genome window TGGTCAGGAGAACAGTGGCACACCGATAGACAGCGCTCAATTATATAACTATGAGAGAATGTTTCGATGCATACCGCCAGAAATGCAATGTTCTTCTGGTTTTCATTTAAAAACAGGTCATGGAGGCAGGCAGAAAGTCCTAGGAGTCAAACACGTCTGcctacatggggggggggggggggggggggggagaccatGTGAGCAGCAGCGGCCTGGACAGTGCTGGCAACAGCATGGAGCCTGGCGCCACCTGGTGACAGGGGCACAACACTACCTGCTCCTGTTTACTAAGGCTTACGGGTTTGGGGTTCAAAGCTAGACTTGGGATATTTAGCAGGCTGGGCAGCTGGTACATGATGACCTAGTCTGGAAAGTTATCCGTGTGTGACCAGTTtaggatgtgagtgtgtatgtaggtgtgtgtgtgtggggggtcagaCCTTTGATGGGGTTGAAGAAGTTGAAGAAGGAGTCGTTAGGGACCTGCTTGGTGACGGTGCGTACTGTACCACGGCCCTTGTGCTTCTGCTTCTTCTTGATGGTCTTCACAGTCACGTCCTTGCCCTTGTGCCAGTCTATCTGACACCTGCAAGACACACATACTTATGGTTTCCATCGAGGGAGTTTATGACTTTCTAACCCAAGTTGTTGTCATGATAGTAACTTGTCCTGTATTGACCGTGTCCTCGCCCTTACCCTTCACAGTCGACGATCTCTGGGCCCTCGAAGGAGAAGGGGTCCGTTGCGTCCGGTTCCGACTTCATCTTGTACAACTTGGTGAGAACGGCATTGTTGAAGAAGCCGTTGGGCTCGAAGTAAAACTCTAGTGTGAAGCTCTGCATGAGGGTGAATAACAACGAGGGGTTAGGATACTACATTACCCAGCAGACACCAGTCCTTTCGCTCAGGTGCTCCTTCTACTGAAGGCCAATTGGAAGGAAAGCATCCTGAACAGTTACACTGCCACGGACAGAATGGGTTTGAGTTTGAATGCGGAAGGCGGTTAGCGTTGCCGGGATACTAACCATGGGCTGGCCAGGCTCAGAGAACTTCACCTGGATGTCTTGCAAATGCTTCAGGATGGGCTCATCGTGCtcctggtggagagagaagctTTAATAACATGAGACTCAGTCTGAGAACAAGGGTGTGGCTGCTAATTTGTCTCAGTGTTTTGCAAGCTTGTGTGCTTTGGCCTTTGGCTCATCCACGAGCATGTTCAGACTTGACTGTGTCTGAGTCTTTGTATACTTTGAAAAGAGAGTTCTGTTTAGCTGTGGTGTGAGCTAGGGACTGCGAGTGCAACCCTTCACCTGTAACAGGTCGCTGAGCATGTCAACACCCTTAAAGATGGTGAGCCAGAACTCAGGGATGCCCTTGGCGTCTTCCTCTGGGGTGGcttcctcctttttctcctcGACTGCAGctttcttcttcagctcctcctaGAGGTGGACGGTGGTTAGTACGCTTTCAACTTCAACAGCCTACAAACTATTATTCAGCGTTGTTACCCATGAGCAGACCCAAATGTAATACGCTgattttttttcacattttctgCCATTATTCAGACTGAAAATCTGTGGAATTAGCTTGCTAGCCTTCCTGTTCTTATGTCGGAGCAACCGAAGATGTTCCACAACAGTTTGACCGCGAATATGGTCGATTGAATGTTGACAGACTTTGCAAAAAAGTTTTGATCCATCCTCATAAAGATCGCCTGaaaactccctggccctgtctctTGCTGTCATTTTGGTCGACAAGTGCTTCCTTTTCAATTCTTAGCATTTTTGGCTAACGTTTTAATAATAGAGACGTAATACGAGTTGAaaagtttatttacattttgcctcAGACCAATGCGTTCTACTTGAAAATCTGCGGGCTTTCGTCGGAATTCTGCGCCCGCGTATTCCTTTTGGGCCTGCCCATGGGCAACAACacatgctgtttgtgtgtttattatAAACGAGAGCCTGTTTGCAAATAAGAATGTCACTAGTCTGTAGGCTATACGTGCAAGCCTGTTTATATGACAATAAACTAGCTAGAGATTCAATTCAATGTTCAATCTTGCATCTCTAAGGTTGATATCAAATCATCTTGTATCACAAGTGTGATTTTCCAAAAATTGAAGGAAGGCCACTGCTTTAACAAACATGACCCCACTGTCTACACCAGGTTACAGGAAGTTAGCCATGTAAGGATGAGCCAATCAGGGAGCTCTACTCACCGctagctcctcctcttcctctctttcgctGTGCCACTCGCACTCTTCCTCTGTGGGTTCCACTGCTCCCTTCACAACATCTCGCctctgcgcgcacacacacacacacacagacagagagagaagaaaatcaCATCAGCAcatactgtatttgtatttctaGACATTTGCATAGTACTATTATTTTTAACGTCCCTACTAAAAATACCCACCCTATGACACTGGCGCAAGCACATgcccgcacacagacacacacacgcacacagacagacagacacacacacacagacacacacacagacaggtgtggCTGGATTAGTGGTGCCAGTTGCAGCGGAGTGGTGTATCCTGCTCTGGAAATAGCCTGTACTGACCGAGCAACAGTTGGCCACTCGTTGTGCTGGTACTAGTCTAGCACTGAGGCAGCGTCCAGCCCTGAACCAGGACCAGGGAGCCCCAGCTGCGTAGTGCACAGAGGTAGAGGGGACAGCCCCACAGGTAGCACAGTTTGTTCATTACAGGCTCATGTGCTTTTGGGTCCTTGCAAATACACCACTTTTatataaataatacaaatagAAAATAGTTCAAGCTTACCTTTTCAAACTAATTATAATTAACATTATTATATTACTATAATTGTATTAAACCGTTCCTTGTTAAACATCATTACATTATACCAGTGTACTGCACCTTGTCAAATAGGGGCTGGTAGAGGGCAGCATACTTCCTCTCCAGTTCGTGCACTTCCTCATAGAACTTGGCCTCTATATGAGCACACTGCACCTGCAGCCTCTTCAGGGCATGGACTCGCCGCTTCACGGCCTTGGGCAGCAGGCTGTTGGTGTGAGACAATCACATTTAGGTTATGGGATGTGTTTAAGCCTACATCTAGTCTAATGTAAAGCTACGTCATGTTATGCCTTGTTTCTGATCTGGCCAGGTGTAGAATCCTCACCTCTCCATGTTGTGGAGGTTTTCTGGTCTGTCCAACTGTACACTTGGGCTCTGTGTTGCCTGGTCTCCTTTACCTGTCAATAAAAAGTTTAAAGGGACAGTTAACCCCAAAAAAATTTTCTTATGTTGGGGTGAACTGTTCCTTTAACAGTAACTGTTTCCAAGGTTACACCCACATTTGTCTTTCAAAAGCACACTTATCACATCTCCATCCCCAGCCTCAAATAAAGCCCTTCCACTTTTCAGGAAGGCACTGTTTCATTAACTGGTACAGTGTCATGTGTTCTGTGACGGCTATGTAACCCTCCTGCAAGTTTCATGACGCGCGCACGCATTTACGAACACACCCCATTCCCAAGGTATGCCCTACAGGTAAATCTTAGATGAACCTACCTCTGCCTTCCGATTTGTTGGCCTCCATTTCAGTGACAGCTCCTTCCTCTCTATCAGTGAAGCCCCGGAGTAATTATCACACCTTTGAACCACATAACTGGTTAACTAAGAACATGTGGAATTTGTTTAACATGCTAACTGCAATTTTAAGTAACGTTAGATTAAAACACTTGTTTCAAAGCCTAACGTACGTTATGGAAACGTCGGTGTGCTTAATTAAATGCAGAAAACTGTCTATGATGGGCCTGTTAAAGTAGCAGAATATTAAGTTCACAAAGCAAACCTAGCGTTAGCAAGGTATTGTGAAATCAACATGAGCTGAACCAATGGAGCGCAGGCCAATGACGCATTACAGCCATGCTAGCTACCTACATACAGGACTTAGCTTGTTAGCTCGAACTACTCGCAATACATTGTCATTAGCTAGGCCACATTTCCCAGTACACTGAAGAATAACGCTTAACAACAATATGGACCATTTTAGCTCCGCGacgttttgctgcagtctgctaactagctagctatcgtCACTCCAATTATTCTTTCAACAAAAACAACTAGCCTATAGACGGTACCACAGCATTATACTAAACAGCTAGCTATCTTAGtatctagctagccagctactaGTAAGCTAGATAAAACGACCGTTATAGCCAGTCCTAGCTAATGACTGTCACGGTACCAAGTGTTTTTAGTtacctagctagctggctaacactAGTAcatcaagaaaagaaaaacattacAGGAACTTATCTAGCAATACAAAGCTAATGATAATGGTGCGTGATGACACCCTTACCCGCCTGTCCCTGCAATCTAGTTTAGTTCAATGCCCCCATGTCAGCAAGCCACGCGGAGAAAGCTGAAgcacgttagctagctagctagctagcgtacAGGCTAACTAGCCAACTAAGGCTAACCACGGTGCTGCCGTTAGCTAACAAGTACAGTGGTGGTTCAGTGAGACAATAGTTAAGTAGTTAGCCATGTCAAAATCCCAATCTGTGAAATAAAATACCTCCTCAATCTTGAAAGAGAATAATGTTCCTCGATCTCAGAATATACTTAAGCAAATAGTTATGATTTGGTGGATTTAACTAGCTCCCCCTTACCTCAGACTGACTGAGCGGCTTTCCAGTGTTGACGCGTCTCAGACCGCAACAAGACAGCAAAGCGCTCTGTAGCATCCACAATGCTGATTGGACAGATAGCTGTCACTGCGCGCAGAAAAaggtctggagggagaggtcaCACCCCTAGCCTCGGAAAATATTTTATGTTTTCAATTTAGGCACATCCTCAAGTGGTGTCCCCAGTTCAGTCACTCAACGCAAATCCTGtatttctgttcctgtcaattcCTCTCAGATAACTTGACCACACCTATTCTGTGATTAAACTTGAGCTTTTTTCACTATTCACTTCTTTTAAAGGACGTGATGCTGTCAACCCGACATCGCTAACTCCCTCAATCTCATGCATAACGTACctttttttttcgaaaatattttttaaatctaATAAGGAATAATGGGATACTTTTGGGGGAATTATTTGTTTTCAACCTTTGGAAACATTTTTTTCgaaacataaaaaatatattttcaacctaTAAAACAGAGTAGATAAAAAcacagcagagtacaatagagtatagtagagtgctaatcaagtactcatcaatgatgcatttttttaaatactttttttgtcAGAAATATTCCTTCAaccttacaaaaaaaaaaatctaaacttTTTTCAGAAAAATGTTCTTGTCAGAAATATTCCTTCAaccttacaaaaaaaaaatctaaacttTTTTCAGAAACATTTTCTTCGAAaccttttttcgaaaatatttatTGTGATCAAACTAAGATTCAACTACTTTCAATGAAAGAAAGCATATAATAACAggcaaatgtacaaaaagtactTAGCAAATTAAATGACCACTACaacttgaaaatattttttttttctaaaagagcagGTATTTTACACCAAATATTAAATATGAACATTTAAATATTCATCAGAATCAATAGCAGTTTTGCCGTAAGTGTGTATTAACCATAGTGATTTAACTCAAAAAAGAGGGTTTGGCTCAAGCCTACTTTCAGCTCATTGTGGATCCCATACCACAAGAGGGCATCATTTCATCATTCACTTAATTGACGCCACTAAACCGAGAGAGCACTTATCAAGTCAAAGGGCCTCTCATTGATGGGTTGAAAAAACAGAGACAGCATCACATGGATTTTATGTTGCCTAATTCTTGTTTAAATAAAAATAGCAGGCATGAAACGATCCCTACCACATACCATTCGTAGCATGTTAAAGAACCCAAGCTCATGAGATCAGCAGGGCAGGATGACAGCACAACTATTCATCCTGCTGCACACCATCATTGTGTCAGTTTCTGCTCTGGCGCACCATCAAATAATAAAAGGTCCTCTTTATGCTTCAAAACGTCACCTCGTCATTACACTGAATGGGGAGCTGAAACAGGAGCGAGGCAGGAGCGAGACAGGACCTGAAACAGGAGCGACACAGGAGCGAGGCAGGAGTGAGGCAGGAGCGAGGCAGGAGCGAGGCAGGAGCGAGGAAGAGTGAAGACGTCAGGGGATCAACAGTGTTTTTATCACTGTGTGATTTTGACAGGAAGTTGCTACGGTGCTGAAGAGACAGGAGCTATCATTTACTCAGTCAGTCAGGTGATGTTAGTGTTTAATGGCGGCCAAGCAATGGTAGATTATGGAGATGTTGTGCCCTAGAGATGTTTGAAAATGCCATCTTTGATTAGATATAGCTTGTCTTGCAGGTCACCTTGAAGCACTTAAACTTTATTGACAGCAATAATTGTTGTTTTGTCCCCAgtgtaaagaaaagaaaatactcAGTAAAACGACAAGAAAAGTGCGATACGCCTGAGGCCGCATCAAGGCCTAAACTGTCATTTTCTACCTTAATGGTACTCAAAGCTCTTTACAGTTTTGTGTCTGCCAAGGCTAGCACTAGCCTGCACATGAGGAGCAGCCTGGGGTTTAGTGTCCCGGTCAGGGACACATGACAGGCGGACCCAGGGATCCAACCACCATCCCTGCGGTCGGAGGATGATCCGCTCTACCTCCTGAGCCACAACCACCCCATGTTAATTGGCTGCGCTTAATGATCTTCACCAGCAGGTGTTCCTAGTGTACTCTTTATTGAATGAGGCCTAGATGAATGAGTCTGTTTCTGTTACAGCTGACTGAAAGCATCTATTCTTCAGAAAGCCTCATATCTTGCTTTGGCCATGAATGCAGCTGCAACAAACATATTGGAAGCCCATTGGGGTAATTCAGTATCAAAATGTTATCAACTGAATGCACCTTGCACATGCATGTGAGTGGTTAaccagaaataaaaaaaaatctttttttttctattagttttttttgtacTGAGGGCGGAGAGGGCAGAGTTTCCCAGGTTAAAAGAAAGGCTGAATGTCATGCAGACTAGCATGCGCTCCTTCAGCTGTCGTCCACTACCTCTACCCCCCAACAGGATGTGACAGTACCAGGAGCCCGTGGGGCACAACTGTGGCGTCCAGGCTTGTGCCTGTCATAGTGTGACATTTACCAGCAGGGTCTGCACTCTCAGAGAGAATCAAATGTGATTGTGTAGCATTTGGGCTGAGCATGAGTCTGGATGACAACTGTAATTGTTGCTTTTGATAATACTGTGTAATGTTTGGGTGGTTTCATCTGAATggaacacaaatacatttaatcTACGACTGCATAGATAAGTGCTAAACATTTTCATAATTACAGACAAATAAACCCAATATATAAAAATGTGCATTACTGtgcattttttatgttttattacacaatgtgacGATTGTCCAGCTATGGTGtcgcagcaaacacacacaatacatcccATCCTTTTAAAGCAGCATCAGAGTCTTTGTGATGCGGTATCTTACCAGCTGGACAAGCAAAGACACCTGCAACGTATGAAACAGCATTTTACAGCTCCTGCCATGGCCGACAGGCCTCAcccggtgtgtgtggtgtttgtggtgtgtgtggtgtgtgtttgtgtgtggtgtgtgtgtgtgtggtgtgtgtggtgtgtgtggtgtgtgtagtgtgtgtttgtgtgtgtgtgtgtgtttgtgtgctctgTTTGCCCCATCCATGTGTTgatgagagataaagacagatagCCCTGCTGTCTGTTTCATGAAACAAGAGGATTCCCAGCAGTTCCCCGAGCTCTGCGGCCCATgcttcccccaccccacccctgcccccacccatgccccaccccacccatgCCCCCAtgccccacctctccccacccctgcccccacccatgccccacccctccccacccatgcccccacccttcccccacacctcccacccctgcccccacccatgCCCCACCATTCTCCAAATTCATGTGCACacaaaatatcttctccgtCTTCATATTTCTATTTTGCATTGTGGCAATGCTGTTTTTATAAAAGcaatggcacacacacgcacatgcacaacaacacctctctctctgtttgtagtGAACCTGAAGCCGCCCAGCCCAATCCAACTGGGGAATTGGTTTTGTGAATGAAGTGGTCAAACTCCCAGATGGCAGTATTGATAAAGCAGTGCAGTCAGGGCTGGGTTCCAAGAGGCACCTGCCTGTGCATTTACAGCCATCCATTAGGATCCTCCCTTCCTAACGGAAAGGTAATGGGTTGGCTGTAAGctttaatcacacacacacacacacacacacacaaacacacagcagggccatcattcacacacacagacacacataggctgtctgactcaaaacacacatgcacacacacacaatggtaaAATCAGAGAGAGctcaaaacacacaaccacacagagccAGTCAGCGGCCGCAGCTGCAGCCATtactgatgggggggggggggctggggagtaTTGgtccagagaggggagggagaggaaacgaACAGCAGGGATGAAAAACAACGAGCGGAACTACTTTATCTCCCCTGGTGGCTGGGTCCCAGGTCCTGAGTGTGTAGCCACACTGGGAGGGGCATTGATCTAACTTATGGGGTTCACGGCTCTCTGGTTAAGCTGCACATGATTCAGTGCCAATTGACTAATCTACCCTGATAAGCAATTTCAGTTAGGTCTTGTTTGGGTTTTCTCCCTCGTGCGTCATCGTCCTTCTTCAACAAAGATAGAAAAACCTCAGTCCCCAGCGCCTTGCCATTCACAGCCCTCAACTTATCActcaaaggtacacacacacacacacacacacacatagtgactTGTATTTCTGGTAAATGAGGATAGTATTTTTAGATTACTGTCCATAATTATGTCTGATAATTGATCACGTCCTTTCACATGACAGGAAAAAAGGCTTTAAAACCACCTGCTAAGTGGAAAACAATGAACTTTACGAACCTGAAAAGCCATCAATCTGGAACATTACACACATGAAGGGGGTTCTAATCAGGAACACTCTTTTCAGCGGGTTCTTCGATTGTAACAATTGCTTCCAAGAGTGAAGACTCGACTACAGCACGGGATACATCAGGTTGTGAGGTAGCGCTGCTCCTTGTGTGTCTGTAACCCAGTGGCCCTGGGGCAGTTGGCCAACACTGACCCATTACCGAAAGGTAAATCTAATAACAGCCCAGTGCAGCTATAGAGCTGTGTGCATAACCACCTTGGCGGGAGGCATGAAAGTGGATCGTTAGTCTGCTCTTCTGACCTGAGGAAGGGTCACTCaaatttcctctctctttctctgtctttccttttctcacttgttctttctctctcgttctctgtgGGGTGTGGAAACACCTCACTTCttgttgctaaaataaaaagGGATGAAATGGTTTCTAAATGACTCATCTGTTGTGTTCTTGGTctctggtgtgggggggggttgtgtgtgtgtgtgtggggggggggttgtgtgtgtgtgtgtggggggggggggttgtgtgtgtgtgtgtggggggggggtggttgtgtgtgtgtgtggggggtacgACACTGTAGAGGTGCTGTATTCTCTTCATTTAGATAGGTTAAACATGTATCCATGGTTGACTGACATGTCTGAAAATTGTGCAACATTGCACATTTAATGAACATCGGAAGCGTTCATCAAACCAAAGTACAACTGATCAGTTCTCAAAACAATGATCACGAGGGATGATAAACTTTGTTGGGTGATTTCTTATCTTCACAGACAGGAAGGATGAGAAGCAGTATTGTAATTTGGATTCATCTTGACTGCATTTAGACATAGGTGGCATTTGAAGGGGTTCAGGGTTGCTTAACTGATGTAtgaacacacaggcaggcatccCGAGCCACATCAATGCCTTATCTAAGAACTAGACACAGGCGGCCCTAATGTTGATTTGGTTGTCCTTTAAACGCTAATTGTAAGTTATAATAGTACTACTGAAAACAGTACGTGAGGCTGAAATGACATAATTAGGTTTTCATAAAACTAACACATCCATCTAGGCCAACAGATCTGCCATGCACTAGCCAGGCGGACAGACAAATGTGAATCATTGTCAATCGGTTTGGTTTGTAATTATGAAATGGGTCTGTTTTTTTCATATAATATGGAATACAGCCTACAGGAAGCAAACATATCATGTAATTTCAAATGTGTTTCCCATGTTCTGTTGGTCATTGTGGTTTTCATCTTTGCTGTTTTATTGGTTAAATGTTTGCTCAGACTGGGACAATGTGTTCTTGTCGAAAGCATAAATAGAGACAATCACTTTTGTCAAATTAACGGAACAcaaagcctgtctctctggggtttgatgtgggtgtgtggtgtgtgtgtgtgagagaaagagagagcaagagagatggtgtgtgtgctgtgtggttgtactgtgtgtgacagagaaagagagtgtccgTCATGCACCAACCTGTTGAACACCAAACATTGTCATTATATTTAGACTATTTTACATATCAGGCAGAAGGTTGGAAAAATGTGATACTTGAATTTGATGCTTTTGAGGGACCACAGTGTAAAACATTGGCCCATTGAAGCAGAGTGTCAGGGTCAGGATGGTCTTGAGCATCTTGCTGTCAGTGGCACCCTTTCACTAGCCGGTGTTAAGCTGGTGCGTCacgttgtgtggtgtgtgtcatgCGTGTTGTATGTGTCATTGGGCTGCATTGACACCAAGGATGATGAGAACGACAGTGAAATGCTGcccattccccccctccccctccccctcccattccccccctcccattccccccctccctcaccctccctcacccccctcccccgccccctccctccccctccctcaccctccctcaccctccctccctccccctcccccgcccccctcaccctccctcaccctccctcaccctccctaacccccctccctccccctccatcaccccccctccccctcccccgccacccctccctcaccccccctcccccgcccctcctcaccctccctcaccccccctcaccacccctcgccccccctccccctccctcaccacccctcgccccccctccccctccctccccccccctccccctccctcaccctcttcaCCCACCAGAAGCACTCTGTCTTCGCTGACAAATTACACATGTAGACAGGCAATGCAGGAGC of Osmerus mordax isolate fOsmMor3 chromosome 4, fOsmMor3.pri, whole genome shotgun sequence contains these proteins:
- the nap1l4a gene encoding nucleosome assembly protein 1-like 4a isoform X2, with the translated sequence MEANKSEGRGKGDQATQSPSVQLDRPENLHNMESLLPKAVKRRVHALKRLQVQCAHIEAKFYEEVHELERKYAALYQPLFDKRRDVVKGAVEPTEEECEWHSEREEEEELAEELKKKAAVEEKKEEATPEEDAKGIPEFWLTIFKGVDMLSDLLQEHDEPILKHLQDIQVKFSEPGQPMSFTLEFYFEPNGFFNNAVLTKLYKMKSEPDATDPFSFEGPEIVDCEGCQIDWHKGKDVTVKTIKKKQKHKGRGTVRTVTKQVPNDSFFNFFNPIKVSPDGEMDEDSEFNLATDFEIGHFFRERIVPRAVLYFTGEALEDDESFEEEELEEGDEEEQDDDGDDDEEGDFDPKA
- the nap1l4a gene encoding nucleosome assembly protein 1-like 4a isoform X1, encoding MEANKSEGRGKGDQATQSPSVQLDRPENLHNMESLLPKAVKRRVHALKRLQVQCAHIEAKFYEEVHELERKYAALYQPLFDKRRDVVKGAVEPTEEECEWHSEREEEEELAEELKKKAAVEEKKEEATPEEDAKGIPEFWLTIFKGVDMLSDLLQEHDEPILKHLQDIQVKFSEPGQPMSFTLEFYFEPNGFFNNAVLTKLYKMKSEPDATDPFSFEGPEIVDCEGCQIDWHKGKDVTVKTIKKKQKHKGRGTVRTVTKQVPNDSFFNFFNPIKVSPDGEMDEDSEFNLATDFEIGHFFRERIVPRAVLYFTGEALEDDESFEEEELEEGDEEEQDDDGDDDEEGDFDPKKEEPQPTECKQQ